atcgaacgagtacaACGACCGTGAGAATATATATACAAAGTTACGCGTCCACACTTGGTCCGATACACCATCTAGAAATTAGTTTcttgtaacgcgtaacgagttGTACGAGCGCGGAGAGTATCGGGTGTTTCCATAGATTATTTTTTAGTATTCCGCGAGGAAGAAGCACTTGAAGCgatctgaaagaaaaatttctgccACGgtgtttctcgcgaaaggaaaccATTTCTGTTTCGAAAGCTCCTTCTTGTATAAACGTATCAAAGCTTACGAATACAAACGAGTCGTTCGGACGAACGCAAGAACACAAAGTATGCCACACCCGatgataaatttatcgcacaggGAAACAAATTACTCGAGCgaagtttcgcgaaacgaaaacttGGCACTCTCGTTACTTTTCTTGTTTCGCGAATCGAGCCCGACCAGTGCCCAAACCCTGTTTTTTTCCAAGGTGGACGAGTTCTTGGAGAAGCTGTCGTTCTTGACCAAAGAAGAGGACCAGACTCGACACTTccggtcgatcgtttcgaggtaAAAGCATCGAATTAATCGTCGAATCTCCATTTTCTCTGTACGCGTTGCGAGGAAATTTTCTCGAGTCGTTTGATTTTTCAGGTGCACCGCGGACGATTTAAAGATGATCGTTCGTTTGATTATGGGCGATCTGAGGATAAACGCTGGCCCGAAACACATGTGAGTTTTCAATCTACCCGGTgtcacgaaacgaacgaaacaaattccGAAACTATCGTACAGTTTTTCAGTGATTCGTGGCGTTTGTGCAAATTAACGTAAACAATACCGGCGTGGACCCACGTACGCGTATTTCCCTATAATTTAGCGATACATCGAGGTTACgagtaaattttcaaacaatttgaaaagaaaaaaaattattttcttttattctttcaattttttttcaactttaACAAATGTATACTCGTTGTGGGCGATAATATAAACAAAAAGTttgtattttattgttttttacgtttgtattattttttttttttagatacgtAAATTCGTTTCATTTTGGTTCGTGTTACCTCGAAAATTTCCCATCCCTAATTTTCCGCAATATTCGACGTACTTTTTTGCAAAGAGAACTCTTTATCGTGAAGATaataacaattacaatttttctcgtttcggtttatttcgtcgttttgaATACACCCGATAAAAACAACGAACGTCCTGTTTACCCGCTCCATGCGTCTGTAGTTTAGGAGCGGTGCACGTGGACGCTTACGCAGCTTTCCAAACCTCGAGAGACCTGAACAGCGTGATCGAGCGCTGTTTGAAAAGTTCCACGAATCCcgggaaaatcgagaaacggtcctcctcctcctcgggaTCCGCTTCTGGCAACAGAGTGGCCCTCTCCGTGATGACACCGGTTTTACCCATGCTGGTAAGTTCGATGACGGTGATTTCATACTCGGTAACGCTCCTCGCGAGTCACTTGTTGATCCACCGGCGAAGAAAACGACCAATGACACCGATTCGTGCCGCGCGAGGGGTCACTGGCTCGCTTCGCGTTGATTCGCGCTACCCcctctccttccccttctctttctccctcctCTAACGGTAGACGGAGCCACCGTCCACCGCGCGAAGGGTCAGTCGCTCGCTTCGCGCTGATTCGCGCTACCCCCTCTCcttccctttctctttctcccttctCTAACGTTAGACGGAGCCACCGTCCACCGCGAGAGTCCTTTTCAAAAGTTACAGTTTCgaatcctcgttaaaagtacctTGTTTCTTCGTACGATAATCCGTGGAATTTTTAGCACACAATATCTCTGTATTATGGATTCGTGTACATTTAAATACGCTCGTATCGATATACTTCAATTTGtactatttttagaaaaatttttagtaCAATTACACCGCGACTAATTCTCGGAGCGAGAATTGATGTTACTCGCTCGAAAGAAATTTGAGCGAAAACTTAATTtaaagttaattaaaatttaagtcGAGACCGGTCTCGACATTTATTCTCCTATCTGCAATTAATGGGAACAAAAGTACGATCACGTTGCACGAGTATAATTAAATACGCGTGACATACCACGCGCGTGTTTAAACATACGCGAACGTTCAAATGTTTCTTCGCTGGCGTGGGTCGGAATAGACCCACGCGCCAGTGGGTTAAAATTCGTACAACGATCCGTCCAGATCTCCGTGTCGTTGAATACTCGACGTTACGTTTCGAGAACGTAGATGTACAGATTGTAATTATTGTATTTGCACTGCAATAATTGAtgcatgaaaaataatatttcaaacctTCGACTCGCGAAATACGATTCACTGTACGCGCCTGTCTAGTCTGGACGTTGTTCTCTCGAGACGAGGAAACTCGTTCGTCTtgtaaaagttcagattataatactcGGTTTATCTTAACACCCAGGGATCTTACGTATCCGGTAATACAACAATTTAACTTTCCACTAACAATGAACAGTGCCTTTCTCCACTCTCTGCTCGCGACTGACTCTAGAAACCTATAAACAAAGTAACTGCCGAACCGTTTTCCAACAAATCGAACGCAGTGCCCCAAAACCCATCGCAAATCGTTCGTCAGCAACACGTGACACTACCCTAGACGTTATTGTGTTTGTTCCATCGGTTGAATAACTATTGTACactcgtttctcgaatcgaccAGGCGGAAGCATGCAAGTCCGTGGACATGGCGATGAAGAAGTGCCCTAACGGGATGCTGGCCGAGGTGAAGTACGACGGTGAGCGTGTCCAGGTGCACAAACGCGGTAGCGAGTTTCGTTACTTCAGCAGGGCTCTGAAACCGGTGGTTCCTCACAAAGTAAGTATTCCGTGTTTCATCCTCGAATCGTTCATCGTGTATCTCGAGATCCCGATCGTTTCAGGTAAATCTTTTCAAGGATTACATCCCGAGAGCCTTTCCGGACGGCGACGATCTGATTCTCGATTCGGAGATCCTCATGATAGACACCAAGACCGGGCAACCGTTGCCCTTTGGCACTTTGGGCATTCACAAGGTCGGGATCCAGCTACCTAGTGTCGATGGTTCGCACTCCGGATACCCTGTCCTCGAGACTCATTGTGTGCGTTTTCCAGAAAGCCGAGTTCAAGGATGCCAATGTCTGCCTGTTCGTTTTCGACTGCATCTACTACAACGGGGACGTTCTGCTGCACACGTGAGTTCTCGAGAATCGATTGACCTTGAAAATATTCATCAGTTTTCGTCCTCTCCAGGTCCAtgatggaacgaagaaagatactcaAGGAAAGGATGACCGAGATACCGAACAGAATAATGCTCTCGGAGGTTCAGGAAGTCCACGTAAAGAATCGTACAATCGCATCGTCCGCGTTTAACACGTTGAATGCCACGTAAAACAAGTACACCGACGGATTCTTCAATGTTTCTAACTTTTTTTTCGCGTCACGGTTCGAACAAACGTCGCGGACAGACTTAAATATGGAAACTGGCGTGACAGTCGACGTGTTAAAACTGTAGACGAATTGTATCAAAGAGATCCGTGCTTTCAGGATCCCCGAGATTTGGCAGAAATGATCGCCAAGGTGTTCAAAATGGGCCTCGAAGGATTGGTTCTCAAGAACGTCAACGTAGGTATTACGgataaattgtatttgaatttcgtgtgttcgtttcgatcggtgtACCGCCCCGATTCGGTGACAGGATCTACCGGTTCAGTGGCGCACTCTGCAATCGAAAACGGTGATTCGAAAAATAGTGTTCGACTCGATCGATAGATGTTAGTGAATACAACGAGGACTAGCGTCATCCTTTGTCGCGGCTTCGAAACGTTACGAACTTCATCTgacggtaaaatatttttccgtgACCGATAAGGTAGAGAACAATAGCGCTGTACGCGTGTTCCATTCCCCACCGATAAGGTAGAGAACAATAGCGCTGTACGCGTGTTCTATTCCCCACCGATAAGGTAGAGAACAATAGCGCTGTACGCGTGTTCTATTCCCCACCGATAAGGTAGAGAACAATAGCGCTGTACTCGTGTTCCATTCTCTACCGATAAGGTTGAATTTGATACTGAAACAGTGAAGAGGTGACTGCTCTGTAATTGGCAAAAGGTTTATCCTTACCGAAAAAGAACGAGGATAGCAAACAAtatcaaaaaaatattaattgtaagtCACTCGAGAAACGCGATCGCTTTTAGAgaatcgtatatatatatatatatttttttttgtattattttttaataatcaacaaattgtttcgaaacacTGCCACTTACGAGGGTATTCAACCAAGCTTCCTGTGTTGTGTCCGATACGTTTTACCATCCGATGCCAACTGTTTCGTCGCATGGAATAGAATTGGTAGCAATTCTTCCCGCAAGTAGTGTTGACCTTTTATTCCATCTTCGATCGATAACGTTGGATTCTTTGAACGACTCGTCAACGAAGTGGTTAATATAAAGTTCTAGTCGATCcagagaaatttgaaaataaatgtgtTCTTAGGGTGAATACGAGCCGGGCAAAAGACACTGGCTGAAGGTAAAGAAGGACTATTTGTTCGGTGGTGCTATGGCAGATAGCGCGGACCTCGTGGTGCTCGGCGCGTGGTACGGTACTGGAAACAAAGGTCGGTACAGGTATACGGGagctcgaaaaatcgattttggaTGAAACGCGCGTTTTATCGGGTGATTTTACCCGATCGAGCAAAAGTTAATTAACACCGTTCGCGTTCCTTTCGAACAAGAACGATTCTTTTGGCTCCTTGGATCGTAGTTTACCGACGCAGTCGGGAATCGGTAATCTACATATCGTTCGATTGGAATTGCACTTGAACCGAGGTTACGCCTTTAGGTGGGATGATGTCCGTGTTCCTAATGGGCTGTTACGACAAGGAACACAAAGTTTGGCTAACGGTAACCAAGGTAAGCATTTCTGGCACTTTGCGAGAACAAGACTGCCTTTTAACCGAACGACAAATCGATCGGTCGACGCGACAAAAAAAGTAACAATAGACAAAGATGTCGATTCGACAAAAATCGATGCGTTGATCGATCGGTCGGATTCGTCGTTAGGTTAGAACGCAACCAAAAACTTTATCGCTCGATCGTACGTTTTTCCTCGTTCTTCGAGCCCGAAGTAGAATCGCGACAGGTCCGTGAGTCGGTTATTCGATCCAGGTGCACACGGGACACGACGACGCGACCTTGACGATGCTCCAGGACGAGCTCGACATGATCAAAATAAGCAAGGATCCGTCCAAGGTGCCGTCGTGGTTGCAAGCGAATAAGCCGATGATTCCCGACTTCGTGGCGAGGGACCCGAAGGTAACCGATCGCAGCGCCGCTCTCGGCTCGTTTCTCGACTAACGACGATCGCGTTCCGAAATTTAGAAGCAGCCGGTATGGGAAATAACGGGAGCGGAGTTCACAAATCACGGTGTTCACACCGCGGATGGTATCAGCATCAGATTTCCACGGGTGACTCGCATTCGTCGGGACAAGGATTGGTCCACTGCCACCGATTTAAACGAGCTGCGTTCTCTATTCCGGAAGAGCTCGGAATCGATAGACATTAGTCTCCTTTTGCCTTCGAACTCCAAGTACGTGTTTCTTTCCAAGCGTCGTTGGAGTATATATACACGTAAATACACACCGTGTAAATGGAACTTGTCGCGCGACCATCGTGTCGACGATgtacagttttctttttttttaagtttagaaatattttattttctcgcgGTACTTGTACCGACCGACGGTCACCGTCCAGCGTATTTACGGTCGGTAAATTCGACCATCATTTTTTCAGAatcaaagaagaaacgaacgcggAGAAACCGATCGAACTCGAGACCTCTCCGAGTACGAAAAGGAAAACGGACAAGAAGCGCTCGGTGAAAAAGAAAACGGATTCTCCAACTTCGACGAGTCTGTCGGGGATCGTTAAGAAAGAGAGCGACGTGGACAGCGTGTGGCTCgatatcgataaaaaaataaaggtgGAATACGAGGAAGAAAATCTACCGAAACGGAACGTCAAAGAAGAACCGAAAACATGCGAGGAAGAGAACGTACCGAATCGAAAAATCAAAGAAGAACCGAAAACTTGCGAGGAAGAGAACATACCGAATCGAAAAATCAAGGAAGAAGCAGAATTTTACGCGTTCGTTGGGAAGGATGTGCGTAATCGTCCTTTTTCAATTATCCtgtcaccttttttttttttacgagtcaCCGtgcttttgtttttaatttattttacatgtTAATCCCGCAGTACATAGAATACTCCGCCGATGGAACTCCATTGAACTGGATCGAGGATCGAAAACCTCCATATGGTCTTCCACCTGGCGCCAAACCTTTGTCCAGTCTCACGGATAATGAATTGGTAAGATTTATTTCTTGATCACGTGGATTTGGGTCTACTCCGACCCACGGTGATTTTCGTCGAAAGTTTCCAATTTTTTGTGGGTCAAAAGAGACCCAAACATCGTCGACAAATACGAATGGTTTTCAGAGGTCCAAAGGAATTCTAAGAGGTGCTTCCGTCCTCTTGGCCCCCGGtttcaagaagaagaagaatcacACTCGCAAGTTGTTGAAAACGTATCCTTTTGTTCGTCGAAATATCTTCAATTGCGTTGCTCTTGAAAAGATTCTCGTGGAAATTTATGCATCCGGTTCTTTCGTCTTCGAAGCAAGAAAATCGAAATcgttgcttgaaagcggggtaggtagcgattttatCTCGATTCGCGCGCTCTTGACGTTCGCGGTTGAAATTTCGGTTCGTTGGTcgttaatttcgaataaaattttttacatttctttccaTCGTGTCCTTGGAAAAATATTGCCAGTAGTATAGTACAGTATTGGATCGGCGTAGTTCTCTTCTCGTTCGCAATGGCGAGTCGTTCGAAtcctttttgaaaaattttcaatcgcgtATAATTGAAAACAGTTCAAATCTTGATTATCATTGAAATTAGAGtgaattttcgttaaaagtttctcGTTCGTCGTACGGTAGCACAGAACCGATTAAAAAGTGCacggaaattatttttcgatgttTTCAACGATCGCGTAAATTTCGTAGTGCTTGAGTCGCTCGTAGAACGAGAGAGGTTTGCAACGAAACGCGTGTACCTTGTCGGATCGAGCTCTCCGAACACTGTCGCGTTACAccgatcgcgttcgatcgcgttcgattcgttcggaCTCGAGAGACGTTTCTTAATTACTTCGGGGCGGCGAGTTGCGTTCCGTGAAATGTAAACTGGTAACGCCCGGGTGAGTGGGGGCGTGAGTGGACGAGTAGAGGGGAGGAGTAGAGAGTGGGGGGTCCCTCGAGGCGAATTcaaagaagaaaggaacagcGATTATTTCCTAGGAAGACTCGTTGCGCGCGAGCTCGCCCGCTCGAGCGTGAGTTACTCGAGACTCGCACCGACCGAGAACCAATTTTCCTTAACCATGGCGAGATCGAGCAGTCTCGGGGCCAAACTCCTGAGGGACGAAGAGAGATCCAGGGCCACGCACGTCGTTCACCCTGCCACGGAGATTTCGTCGTACGCGGTTCAGGTACGTGTACGTGCTACGacattcgactcgactcgactcgattttCTACCGGAGAAATCGACCGAGTCCTCTCTCGTGCCCCGAGAAAACAAAATACTCGTTGTCCCTCTACGAACAACGTTGCCGCTTCGAGGCTTCCGGGTGTAGCTCGTACGTCCTCCGGGACTTGGATATTTATCGAGCTTCGGGCGACTGGTAATAAGAAATTGGaagaggcgaacaaagaaaacgaagGAACGTTGTTTCGGTCCGGCCAGATCGAATTACCGATACAGTGGTTCTCAAACTCTTCCGACCGACTCGAACGAAACCTTGCGAGTTCGAAGAACGATTTAACATAACAGACACGTATGCTTCTTTTAATCGCGATAATACAGGGTCGGGAATTTTCTTCACGAAAATTGTACGATCTTTTACGCATTGGAACCAAATGCAGGGGTTAATAAAAAGTGTCGAACAATGTTTACAAAACTATAAGCTGGCTGTTTCTATTCGAAGAGGTACAGTGATTATTCGTGCAACGAGAAAAGTCGTTGGCTGTTGAAATTTCGGCGTTGATCgtcaatttcgaataaaatttttttatatttttttttcattctatcCTTGGAAAAATATTGTCAATAACGTGGTATAGAACATAGTTCCTATATTCAAGGACATTTAAACGcccttttttatttaaaaaaaaaacggtatATACGCGTATGCAGTCACTTCGACAAGTAATGcaaaaattcgatttctttctttttaaacatCGTCGAATATTTTCCGTTGAAAAAGTTTTCCGTTATTTCCACCTGTTTCGAGGGAAGGGTGATTTCACCCCTTAAACCTGGTTTACCGTGGCTAAAAGAGTCGCGAGTCTACTATTTTTGGTCGTTGTTCGAACCCTTGAAATGTCGGTAAACTCACCGTGTTCTTCCATTAGTTTCCCCTTGCCAACGAACAGAAACGACAAAAATTTTCAACCGGCTGAAAACGTCGAACAACGAACAAAAGACTAACGACtttgatcgttcgttcgattatcCGGTCGAATTGTATTTTgctacgaatgaaaaatattgctcgttcgaataaattttctcgaacAAACGTCTCGGAAAAAACCttactcgattcgttcgtttgttcgctAAAATTTTGCCTCCGTCGCTAATGGACGCTTTTTAAACCGATCGAACGCGGGACCGTGATAACGAAATTAAAGCCGGTTAACGCGGCCACCGTTACCGCGGTGCTGACATCTGCATTAAGCGACTCCCGGGCTTCTGGAAGTCGTTAGCTCCGTTAATCGTACGCTCCAATTACTCGACCCGTTTCCGCACTCGCGATCTTCCGTCGCACGTCGTTCGTGATttccgtccttccgttcgcgcaATCGGACGGTAATACGCGCGATTCGATTTTAAGGAGTTCGAAGACGTACCGAAGGCGGCGCGACACGTGAACGTCGCCTGGCTGACGACGTCCGCTGCAGCCTCGGAGATACAGGAGACGGAAGAACACGCGGTGGAGTTGGCCGCCGATTATTGCACCTGTCGCTGTCGACATCGATGACGATGAATCATCGAGGTATGTTGCTCCACGCTCCTCCTACTATTTCCACGGCAAACTTCTCGCCTCGCGACGCAACTTCTTGCCCCTGCTACAGCTGTCGAGTATCTCGAACTGAGCTCCGTAATGCTTCGGGGTAAGCTCTAGAGCTCAGGGTTCTTTCTCCTTTACGACGGAATCGCGATCGCGGACGAGACACAAGACAGATGTTTTCCATTACGGAAGGTGGTACCGCACtgtctgaaataccgacctcgtaaAACAAAACGATTCAAAGTCTATCCGtaacaacgaacgaaacttaTCGGCTCGATAGATTCGAGCAGCTGTAAACAATGTACGGAGACGAGCTTTTTCCGTGTTTACTACCTTCGTGGACTTTACGATTCGGTCGGACGTAGTTTCCAAAGTTACCTCTCTCCACCGTAGAGGTCGCTCGAAGATCACCGATATTttacgaggtcggtatttcagcgACACCGACTTCCGTAACGCGACATCTAAACATCTATCTTATATCGTATCTGCGATCGCGGTATCCATGGTAACGAAAGACAGCGGAGGAAGGTCCGTAAGCTCCGGAAGCTTTACCGAGAGTAACGTAACGCGGCGTTACGCTTCTTCCACGGATGTCGGTTAAACCTAACCCAATCCGTGGCGACGTTTCCCCGAACCGCTCGGCTGTGACCGGAGGACTTCGGGTTCTTTCGTGGGACGCTATTTTTCCGAACGAATGATCGAAGAACGCGAATAAAGAATCGTTCGTATTCCAATGTACTCCGATTCGCGAGTAACTCGGAAGAAACGGATCGCTGGTTTGCATCGGGAATTCTAGCAAAAAGCGTATTCGGTTTTACATAGTGTTCCGCGTTACGTTCGAAATTCTGTTTTACATCCGCTGTACGTTCTGTCTCGTCCTGTTTCGACAGCGATGCCCTAGAAGCGATTCTAATCGCGATCGCGGAAAGGTTCCAACGGTTGCGAAATCGTTCACAGGGGCTAACGTTGGTTGCGAGAGTCGGTACACTGGACCGCGTCGAAAATATTACCTTTGGTTTACGACACTCGTCGAGTGTTAATTTGAACTTTACCTCAGAATCGATTGCTCGTGCTAATACAAATCGAACattattgaatattattattcgtagaAGGTAATGGTGTATTCGAACCAGTGCTGCCACAATTCGTCGAGTCACGTTATACGAGTACtaaaaagtatacaaatacTCGGTCGATGCATAAACTATACGAATTACATTCGCTGAATATCTGCGTGGCTAGTGcgggaatatttgaatatggaAATTTCGAGTAACCCCGTGGCACAAGTACCAAGTGTTAGGATAAACTTTAACTGTTTGTATCTCGGTATCGAAGTTCGAGATCGCAAAACGATAAAGGACCGTTTCGGTTTCTCTTCGATATTGGAAAAACTAAATTTCTGTAGTCTtacctttgaaatatttttctctcgtcgGCTCGCGTCAACCCTGTCGGTCGTTAATTCTTTTTACGTTCGCAGGTCACCTACGTTCGTTTGGGTCTGCAGTGAAAGGCAAGCTCCAACgtagaacatttttatacacttgTATACATACATAGCGCGATGAATTTAGCACgtttaacgagaaaa
This window of the Ptiloglossa arizonensis isolate GNS036 chromosome 5, iyPtiAriz1_principal, whole genome shotgun sequence genome carries:
- the Dnalig3 gene encoding DNA ligase 3, with product MSDEEREPEKPFAVERAKTGRAKCKKCKCPIEKDTVRIAKLVTSPFSEGKMKAWHHPTCLFEVFAKQRATTKRIDDPVEDIDGWNDLPDDDRNTILQKIEDFENSNPFKTPKTKKGETVPPKKRKTSLDKEPVTIARNKPKKVKKEDSSASSDEANASTSKKILPSADDSFQEFQRVCRDVANVDAYTDKTAIVERMLTKGSEGGGFKSDTKLWCRLLLPGVVQRVYNLRKKQLVKLFSRVFLQDEDEMLEHLEQGDVAETIRVFYEKSSVVEPARKSLLTIQEVDEFLEKLSFLTKEEDQTRHFRSIVSRCTADDLKMIVRLIMGDLRINAGPKHILGAVHVDAYAAFQTSRDLNSVIERCLKSSTNPGKIEKRSSSSSGSASGNRVALSVMTPVLPMLAEACKSVDMAMKKCPNGMLAEVKYDGERVQVHKRGSEFRYFSRALKPVVPHKVNLFKDYIPRAFPDGDDLILDSEILMIDTKTGQPLPFGTLGIHKKAEFKDANVCLFVFDCIYYNGDVLLHTSMMERRKILKERMTEIPNRIMLSEVQEVHDPRDLAEMIAKVFKMGLEGLVLKNVNGEYEPGKRHWLKVKKDYLFGGAMADSADLVVLGAWYGTGNKGGMMSVFLMGCYDKEHKVWLTVTKVHTGHDDATLTMLQDELDMIKISKDPSKVPSWLQANKPMIPDFVARDPKKQPVWEITGAEFTNHGVHTADGISIRFPRVTRIRRDKDWSTATDLNELRSLFRKSSESIDISLLLPSNSKIKEETNAEKPIELETSPSTKRKTDKKRSVKKKTDSPTSTSLSGIVKKESDVDSVWLDIDKKIKVEYEEENLPKRNVKEEPKTCEEENVPNRKIKEEPKTCEEENIPNRKIKEEAEFYAFVGKDYIEYSADGTPLNWIEDRKPPYGLPPGAKPLSSLTDNELRSKGILRGASVLLAPGFKKKKNHTRKLLKTLGAKLLRDEERSRATHVVHPATEISSYAVQEFEDVPKAARHVNVAWLTTSAAASEIQETEEHAVELAADYCTCRCRHR